The nucleotide sequence TTCATtaaaaaatcaagaaacaaTTTCAACCCCATGATGATCAATCAGAGTCACAATCCTCACAATTCTCGTAGGATGTTGCCACCTGGCAATACGAGAAAGCGCAAACATTCTGAAGCTGATAAGCTGGATAAGCCGATACCTTCTAATCGGCTTCTAGCTGGCTATCTAGCTCATGAGTTTTTGACTAAAGGGACTCTACTTGGACAAAAGTTTGATCAACGTAATCAAAACCGAACCGAAACTGATTCTGACTTTGTCGTTGGCTTAACTGAGCAGCAACGACAGAGTCAGTTGTACTCGAGAGCTGAAGCTTCTGATGATGCTCTGACTAGAGCTGAAGGGAGAAAGGAGCATGAGACTTATGGTAAGGTAGCAAGCATTCTGAAGACTAATGGGACCCACATAAAGGGAATTGTGAACCCCACACAGCTCTCCCGGTGGATTCACAAATCATGATAGTCTTCAGCACAGAAATTTATGCATTCAAATAAGTGCGTTGGTTCATATCAGACCGTTTAGATCTCAAGTTCTAAGTTCttatattaaaaagaataaGAATTTGTGTTAAATCTAAACGGTTTGAAATTGATCCAACGACGAGAGTTATCTTAATTCTGAATGCATGACGTGAAGTTGAGGGACATGTATTTGCGTATTATGCTATGTTGAAAAGGTTAGTTTGGAGTTGGTACGTTACTTACGTGGTTAGCCATGTATGAATGTTATGTATCATCCTAATTGATGGCTTTTTTGGTTGTGGAAATTCGAAAATTATCTGTAATATGGATGGACCATGGTTATCTAAAGTTGCATGTTGTATTTGTCTTTTTGATTATTATTGCTAAATTTTGAATACAATTGCTGAATTACATGCATTTTGATCGGCTGGACATTCTTGTGTTTAAATTATACCTTGCGTttcaatttgattgaaattcaTTTTGGTTTATAATTGTATATGACATGATATAACAATTACTATTACTAGCGTGACATTAATATTTCTTCCGTGAATTTAACTGAGTTGATAAATACATTGCATATTAAACATGGCTTGTGGTTCAGACTCCGTATTGCCATTTATTCACATTAAGAAGTACttgacaaaatatttgaaaagatgaagaagttatagcaatttttttttttaggagaactTATAGCAAAATATtgtttaacataaataatagtGAGTAATTTAAACACGCTCAGCTTATCATTGGTTGTATAAGGGATTCATAAAGAGATCAGATAACATgtttgtttgaaagaagtttCCACAAACTATGCGATACTCGTTTTTTGTGTTTTGCTCTCTCATGGAGTGTGGGATTAGAGGCAATGTGTCTCACGGGTTGATAAAGGACATGATGCTCATGTCTCTATTTTATTCTACTCTTATATTGGTCTTTTATTAGATATATAATATTCTTTACCATGTCCCACCAAAAGATCTTTAGAGCGTGTTTggatgtgatatatatatatttttttttagagaaactagAGTTCTAGacaatttaaatgttttaattgaattccctttatttttgttttgtttagatATAATCGTAAAATTCCTCATTCATAAAATTTGTTTGACTGTTTTTATTAAGTTTAAAAGTTTTGAGATAAAAGTATACAGACATCATTACTAAATAAAAGTATAGAGATATCATGACAATTGATTTAAAATGATAGGACCAATTTCAAAATAGGAACCATGCAATttgcaaacaaattaaaaattagggaccaactttcaattttaaaaattacaaggaTAGAAACTTATTTGCAAAATTCAAAAGTGTACACATAGTTTGGCAAACTATTTAAAGTAACACATTAACAAactaatatatgaatttttacgCATTGGCAATTTAAGTTTTTGCATTTAATAATTTGTATATGTCGGCatggtaatttattttttgcacatgcatccaatcaaaattgattagCAAATCAGTTGCTAGCTACAAGGACAATCAATTTTATGCATGCACATAGTTCAAACCATAGACTTCCCACTTGTCtgtattttaaatttgtgaGCCCAACCTCTAgactaattaacaaaaaaaataaaattgattaagtTGGTTTAATCCCTAGTCTATTTTTGATGACAACAAAGCAGACAAGAAGAAGAATTTCATCATCAAATGAGGGGTAGGGGGATCGTAAGAACAAGTTGGTATTATCCTTAGTATGACGTTTATGATAACAAAACTTGTAAAAGAAGAATTGGATCGTTTGGTTAAAGTGTCTCAATAAATTTGGTTGGATCCTCTAGTGTACAGTAAAGTTGAGCCCTCAAATCAAAGATATACAATAACCATGCCTTTGATGCTCGTCTAAGGATTACTCTGATGAAAAGATAGATCATGGTAATTTATTCAATGAAAAAGTCAGAAGAAGGTGTATTTCTGAAAAATACTCTTACAACTCCAACGGCACTTTTTGCAACAGATATATCTCTATATAATTAAAGAACTTCATTTGAACTAATGAAGTTGAAGATATTCACAAGAAGTAGCCTAAGTTGAGCTCGTCAACAAGGCTGGTGCCAGAATTTATTGAGAAGACTAAAAGTTGTATAGTAGTAGCATAGAGCATTGTTCTTTAGAAGATCCTCAAAATAACATGTGAGATGAAATTTGAAGTTGAACCAACTTTATATAATCTGTGAAACATTCATTATCCATGACATAATTTGATAACACTGTGAGAAGtaacttaacaactcatttAAATTCCAAAGACCAACTAAGTCATAGAGAACAAAATGAAAAGTAGGAATAATCCAACTCCAATATGGCCAACAAATTACcatgaattaacacaaaaatgGGAGATTTTGATTTTCCATTCCAAAAGTGTGAAGACTATTCTATCCTAGGCCTTCTTGATAATAGCAACTGATGACCTTGCTTTCAGATTTAGAAAGATTGCCCTGATGCAAGAAAGTAAATCAAAAGTCCATTAACTACTAAATAATTCATACTGCACATGTTGCCCATCAAGAAAAGCTTACTAACATGCATAGTACTATTAGTCAGGTAATAAATTCATTAAAGAAACTTTTAATTCAGTTTTCATATAGAAAAAAGTTTGGTAGAATTGGTCACATGTTATTATTCCTTAACTGCACAATATCAATTATTAGAAATTATATTGAGCAATAGTATCAGTCAATATTTATTGTTATATTCATCAAGTTTTCATACTTTCTGCCACTTTTGCATCTCTTTTACAAAAGCCTCCTAAGGTTCTTTTTCAACGTGCCTCGCCCTCCGTGCAGGGGTACGCTCGtgcaatttttttgaagttaTCCCCACCATCAGGAGAGGAGTCTCCGAATCTATGCAATGCTGTATTTGCAAGTTCAGAATCCCAATCATGTGCTGACACGCGCCACTTTTTTCCATCCGCGATTCTAAAAAACCGCCTCTTCAGCAGTCACACGATGTTGCGCATGAAGCCATATTTTTTACCACCGTTTCTTGCACCGACATTGCCTCCATGTTTTATACTAGGGTCTACCCTGAGTTTTCCAATTTGTAACTTGTGGAAAACTGTTTTAGTGGTTATAGTCCTGAGATGCAAGTTACAACCACGTTGTGCATTTGTCTTCCACATCTTGGTTCTAGTCTTTGTATGTCGgttctattttttgtttgtcGTGCCTCTTTTTCTCACTAAAAGGATTATATCATGGTGAATTCTTTTCCAACTGGCGGTCATTGTGGCGGTGACTCTTTTCTCACATATGAATCATATATTCATACTAGTGGTGCCTTCTCTTCATACTAACAATTATTCTTGTAGCGACTCTCACCCACAGATAAATCATATTAGTCATGCCCTCTCTTACCATTGACAATCACCCGATGATGTCTTATGTTGGTTATGACTAACACTAGACACACACTATCAGACTTAGTTTCAAGTTTTATGTGAAAATGCATTATTATAGGTAAAAGATGGAAGTTCACCTAGTAGAGAATGAAATATCCTCCAAAATATTGAAACTAGATACATTACAGAATGATCACTTCATGGTTAATGCTAGTGCTTCATAAAAGTCAAGACAGAATATCACAATGAACCGAAGACAATGATCATAAATCAGTACAACATACGCAACTTGGCTTTgccaaaatgtattttattttgagtatGATGGATTAGTTTCAGTATTGCTAATGCATGTTATGCATAACCAGAGAACCACCTTATACCGCAATTAAAGTTTTAATTGATGGAAATAAGAACAAGATAAAACGTTTCCACATTGCATCTTCACAATTTTTACTTGATCAAGGAATATGTAGACAACCAAAGCAATATGTGTGCATTGTATAATACCTTCCTTAAAAACCTATTTATGCATTTTAACTCTCTTGCTTAAATGAAAATCTTAGAGGCCTAATGATGTACTGACAATATCATAAATGAAAGCAGGACTCGATCAAAAAGTATCAACGACATTTTCTTCAGTCTTACAAATTTTCTTTGTAAGACCTCTCGTGTTAAGTCAAAACTGAACCTGCTTCTTTAGAGTAAATATGACATTACTCCGAATAGAACCTTTTGTAATTTATACTGCATGCCTATACTCACAGTACTATCAACCAACCAATGATGCTTAATCATTATTTTGGATCAATTAAGAGATGAAATGAAAACAACATTGAAgagtaataattaataaaaagttgAAAGATACAAGAACTCACCAGCATGAACCAACAAAGTTGTGAAATAAAACACGGAACTGTAAAGGCATATACTGGTAATTCACCCAACCAACGATAGGCCAAAACTACACGTTCAAAAAACTAGTTAGCTACGCCTTCTAAAAACTAACTATTCAAATTGTTCCATTGGCCAAACAGAAGAATATTAATGACATTGTCATACCTTCCACGCCATCAACTGGACAGCAGGGTAGTCATTTTTTACCTTGTTCATGACTATATTCAAAGGTCTTCCTGCAAACCAACCTCACACTTTAATTACATAGCACTATGCAGTGAAGGAGAATTATTTAGTATATTTCGTTTGAAAAATGCTTTTATTATGTGACATATGTATAATGTATTATCAATAAGCTGGAATTGTTTCATGAGGCTATTCTGTGAATAAAAATCAGACAAATATGAAGCATGCTTTCCAAAAAGCGTCTATCATTCAATGTATCTCTTTGATTAAACTATGCAAGAGTGGTAAGAAACTTACACACATAATTTGTTTATGCGTTTTATCTTTTCTAGACCCTTCACTGTTTTAGTTTGGTTCAAGTTATCCTTGTGAAGATTTCtagagttttttgtttttcttacgAATGAGAACTAGTACTTTCTTCTAGGTTGTAACACAAGCAAGCATAAGTAGTTCCTTATATTGCTCTCCACCGGGAATTAAATTCAATGTTAAGAttaaattgaacaaaacaatttaagattaaaataagGACTTGTAACTTGTAAGGTAGGATGGATACACGAATCGTTAGACCTTTTATTCTATAAATGTTTTCTAATTTGTTGTTCACAATATCATATTAAGGCTATACCATACATATATGATAAGAATTTTAACAATGAGAATGAGCATACCTTCAATAACCAAGCCATAATACATCATGAAGAAAAAGTTGTTCCATGGAGAACTAGTTATTTGCTCAAGGATCACCTAGTAAAACGACGTTTCAGTCATTAGAGTTTTACATTAAACAGATACCAGGGCTAAGGAAAACATAGAACCTAACATAACACAGTATTATCCCTATAAATTAAGACAAAGTTCACACAATAAAACAAGTTAACTATATACCTTCTTAGCAACAGTTTCATTGCCTTTCTTCCCCTTGAAAAGTTTATCCATCAATAAATGGAGATAATGTCCAAACGGTCCTGAATAGGCGAAACCATAGAGCTGcgaaataatttgattttaaattttcacagACCTTCAAAATTCAACTACTACCATATCAAACTATAATAACTTCTACTTCATCTATAACATACAACAATAAAcatgtttttagattttttttttgcttctaaAAAATTGATCATTGATTAAAAGTtttgtagcaccgacactttcAATGGTAGGCACGACAATGACAACACACATGTGATGTtataacatttaaaattattactGGTATCGTCGATGTGTCAGTGCCATTGTCGTGTCCGGTGTTGGTATCTGTGTATGTGTTTAATAGAT is from Medicago truncatula cultivar Jemalong A17 chromosome 1, MtrunA17r5.0-ANR, whole genome shotgun sequence and encodes:
- the LOC11424446 gene encoding uncharacterized protein, encoding MMINQSHNPHNSRRMLPPGNTRKRKHSEADKLDKPIPSNRLLAGYLAHEFLTKGTLLGQKFDQRNQNRTETDSDFVVGLTEQQRQSQLYSRAEASDDALTRAEGRKEHETYGKVASILKTNGTHIKGIVNPTQLSRWIHKS
- the LOC11431286 gene encoding peroxisomal membrane protein PMP22, which encodes MSDKVNDAWNKYLLQLKLHPLRTKAITSSVLVGFSDAVAQKISGAKKLQFRRILLFMLYGFAYSGPFGHYLHLLMDKLFKGKKGNETVAKKVILEQITSSPWNNFFFMMYYGLVIEGRPLNIVMNKVKNDYPAVQLMAWKFWPIVGWVNYQYMPLQFRVLFHNFVGSCWAIFLNLKARSSVAIIKKA